The following are from one region of the Magallana gigas chromosome 4, xbMagGiga1.1, whole genome shotgun sequence genome:
- the LOC105342522 gene encoding periostin — protein MRWVYAIFALVFSAASAQQGTIVDVAKRLGATTLLQLVEDAGLTNVLSSKGPFTVFAPTNDAFAALPADIIQKLKSDKKLLTSVLLAHVVNKTTSSKTFKDDELLASMNTDAKIRINIYLPRYVRPIPPPTVTANGCKVSMADQVATNGVVHVISKVMYPLPLKDNVVEVVHNTSSLSTLYKAIMATGVSDIIADGGPFTLLAPPDDAFSKLPPGTLDSILKNKTAAERVVTYHLIGGSKYKEALLPYNTSHPGIHDTFLPTLEGGQLVFSVETDGSLVIGRKYKVVKTDLTVGNGVIHTLDSVMIPPPFP, from the exons ATGAGGTGGGTGTATGCAATTTTCGCTCTCGTTTTTTCTGCGGCCTCGGCACAGCAAGGCACCATTGTGGACGTGGCCAAACGTCTCGGTGCCACCACACTGCTACAGCTAGTGGAGGATGCAGGACTTACAAATGTGCTGTCTTCTAAAG GTCCGTTCACCGTTTTCGCCCCGACAAACGACGCTTTTGCCGCCCTCCCAGCAGACATTATTCAGAAGTTGAAATCTGACAAGAAACTGCTGACCAGTGTTCTATTGGCTCATGTCGTCAACAAAACTACGTCTTCAAAAACGTTCAAAGATGACGAACTTCTCGCCTCAATGAACACGGATGCCAAAATCAGAATCAACATATACCTACCACGATATGTTAGA CCAATCCCTCCTCCAACGGTCACTGCCAATGGTTGTAAGGTCAGCATGGCCGACCAAGTGGCGACCAATGGTGTGGTTCACGTCATATCCAAAGTGATGTATCCACTTCCCCTGAAGGATAATGTGGTGGAAGTGGTCCACAACACCAGCTCGCTGTCCACGCTGTACAAGGCAATCATGGCGACGGGAGTCAGTGACATCATAGCAG ACGGTGGCCCCTTCACCTTGTTAGCGCCCCCTGACGACGCGTTTAGTAAACTACCACCTGGAACACTGGACTCCATACTGAAAAACAAAACTGCTGCAGAAC GAGTTGTAACTTATCATTTGATTGGCGGAAGTAAATACAAAGAAGCACTTCTTCCTTACAACACTTCTCACCCTGGCATCCACGATACGTTTCTACCAACCCTAGAAGGCGGACAACTTGTATTTTCCGTGGAAACGGACG GCTCATTGGTGATTGGAAGGAAATACAAAGTGGTGAAGACGGACCTGACGGTGGGTAATGGCGTCATACACACGCTGGACTCCGTCATGATCCCTCCCCCATTTCCTTGA